In one Mauremys mutica isolate MM-2020 ecotype Southern chromosome 3, ASM2049712v1, whole genome shotgun sequence genomic region, the following are encoded:
- the GTF2H5 gene encoding general transcription factor IIH subunit 5 isoform X1, which translates to MRTAALALSLLGSLLRTRAAVGLGAGCSVVRETAVSGYKHNPKQDLFSLSATSGLSKGVEKMVNVLKGVLIECDPAMKQFLLYLDESNALGKKFIIQDLDETHVFVLAELVNFLQERVGELMDQNSFPITQK; encoded by the exons ATGCGCACGGCTGCTTTGGCATTGTCGCTGCTCGGGTCTCTCCTTAGAACCCGCGCGGCTGTCGGGCTCGGCGCCGGTTGCTCCGTCGTCAGGGAAACCGCAG TCTCTGGTTACAAGCATAACCCAAAGCAAGATCTGTTTTCATTATCTGCCACATCTGGACTTTCTAAGGGTGTTGAGAAGATGGTGAATGTCCTGAAGGGTGTTCTTATAGAATG TGACCCAGCCATGAAGCAGTTCCTGCTGTATTTGGATGAGTCAAATGCACTGGGGAAGAAGTTCATCATACAAGACCTGGATGAAACGCATGTTTTTGTGTTAGCTGAGTTGGTTAACTTCCTCCAGGAGAGAGTGGGCGAGTTAATGGACCAGAACTCTTTTCCTATTACACAAAAGTAA
- the GTF2H5 gene encoding general transcription factor IIH subunit 5 isoform X2 encodes MVSGYKHNPKQDLFSLSATSGLSKGVEKMVNVLKGVLIECDPAMKQFLLYLDESNALGKKFIIQDLDETHVFVLAELVNFLQERVGELMDQNSFPITQK; translated from the exons ATGG TCTCTGGTTACAAGCATAACCCAAAGCAAGATCTGTTTTCATTATCTGCCACATCTGGACTTTCTAAGGGTGTTGAGAAGATGGTGAATGTCCTGAAGGGTGTTCTTATAGAATG TGACCCAGCCATGAAGCAGTTCCTGCTGTATTTGGATGAGTCAAATGCACTGGGGAAGAAGTTCATCATACAAGACCTGGATGAAACGCATGTTTTTGTGTTAGCTGAGTTGGTTAACTTCCTCCAGGAGAGAGTGGGCGAGTTAATGGACCAGAACTCTTTTCCTATTACACAAAAGTAA
- the GTF2H5 gene encoding general transcription factor IIH subunit 5 isoform X3 codes for MVNVLKGVLIECDPAMKQFLLYLDESNALGKKFIIQDLDETHVFVLAELVNFLQERVGELMDQNSFPITQK; via the exons ATGGTGAATGTCCTGAAGGGTGTTCTTATAGAATG TGACCCAGCCATGAAGCAGTTCCTGCTGTATTTGGATGAGTCAAATGCACTGGGGAAGAAGTTCATCATACAAGACCTGGATGAAACGCATGTTTTTGTGTTAGCTGAGTTGGTTAACTTCCTCCAGGAGAGAGTGGGCGAGTTAATGGACCAGAACTCTTTTCCTATTACACAAAAGTAA